GTGAGCGCGCAGGCCTGCCCGGCATGCACGCAGACGCCGACCGCACCGGGAATGATGTGCGCCGGGTTGGCGTCGTCGAGCACGATCAGCGCCGACTTGCCGCCCAGTTCCAGGAATGTGCGTTTCATGGTGTCGGCGCCGTCACGCATCAACTGCTTGCCAACGGCGGTGGATCCCGTGAACGACACCATGTCCACCCGCGGATCGGTGGCCAGCAGCCCGGCGACCTCGTTATCCGGGGTGGGCACCACGCCCAGGACACCGGGCGGGATGTCGGTGTGCTCGGCGACCAGCCGGCCGATGCGGGTGGCGTTCCACGGGGTATTGGGATCGGGCTTGAGGACCACGGTATTGCCGGTGGCCAGCGCCGGGCCGAGCTTGTTGAGGATGACCTCGATCGGGTAGTTCGACGGCGTGATCGCCGCAACCACGCCGACCGGCTCCTTGACGACGGTGCGGACGTTGCGGTCACCGAACAGCCCGCCGCCGTCCAGCGTTCGCTCCCAGTCGAATTCGTCGATCAGCCGAGACGGGTAGCGCAGCGAGTCGGCCAGCGGCCATTCCAGTTGAGCGTCGCCGGTCGACATCAGCGGGCAGCCGACCTCCGCGACCAGTTCCTCACGCAGGTCTTCCTTCTCGGACACCAGCGCAGCCTGAAGCTGGGCCAGGCACCGCGTGCGCAGCGCGCGATTGGTGGACCAGTCGGTGTCGTCGAATGCCCGTCGAGCCGCGGCGATGGCGCGATCCATATCGGCGGCCCCGGCGGCGGCGGTGACCCCCAACACCCGGCCGGTAGCCGGACTGACGTTGTCGAACTCGGCGCCGTCGGCGGCCGCGACCAATTTTCCATCGATGAGCATCCGGGTTTCGGCCCGCTGTGCCGCACGCAAGCCCAGTTCGACGCTCGCACCCTGCTCGCCCACCGACGTACCACCTTCTCTTCCGGGACGGTCAACTGTAAACGTTACAGTAATAAACTGCAGCGGGGTTCGCCCGATTCCTCGACCCGTAGCGTCCGGGGTGTGAGAATGTGGTTACCACCGCCGGGCGAAAGGGATTGATCGTGATCAAGGTGATGGACGGCATCCGGGTACTGGAGGTCGCGCAGTTCACGTTCGTTCCGGCGGCCGGGGCAATCCTGGCCGATTGGGGCGCCGACGTCATCAAGGTCGAGCACCCGGTCCGCGGCGACACTCAGCGCGGCTTCATCAACATGGGCGGTTTTCAACTCGACCCGAACCGGCACCCGCTGATCGAGCATCCCAACCGCGGCAAGCGCAGCGTCGGCATCGATGTCTCCACACCCGACGGTCAGGAGGTCCTGTACGAGATCGCGAAGACGGCCGACGTCTTTTTGACCAACTACATGCCGCAAGCCCGGCAGAAGAACAAGTTCGACGTCGAGCACATCCGTGCGGTGAACCCGAACATCATCTACGCCCGCGGCAGCGCCTACGGCGACAAGGGACCCGAGCGCCTGGTCGGCGGCTTCGACGGGACCGCGTTCTGGACGCGCAGCGGCGTCGGCCATGCGCTCACCCCGGAGGAACTCGGAGGCGCCCTGCCGCAGGGCATTCCGGCGTTCGGCGATTCGATCGGCGGAATGAACATCGCCGGCGGCATCTCCGCGGCGCTGTTCCATCGGGAGCGGACAGGCGAGGCTGTGGAGATCGATGTGTCGTTGCTGAGCACCGCATGGTGGGCGGCCGGCGCCAGCGTCACCCAGGGTATGGAGACCGGGGAGACCATGCGGTCGCTGATGCCGGGCACCACGACATCGGTCAACCCGTTCATGGCCAACTACCTGACCTCCGACGGCGGCACGATCAACCTGTGCATCGTCAGCCCGACCGGCTACATCCGCGACACCTGGGAACACCTCGGCTTGCCCGAGCTCGCCGACGACCCCCGGTTCGCCGAGGTGATGCCACTGATCCAGAACGCCGAAGAGGGCGTCCGACTCATCACCGAGGCGATCGCCGCCAAGCCGTTCGACTACTGGCGTCAGCACCTCAAGACGATGAAGGGTCAGTGGGCGCCCTTCCAGAGTCTGGTGGACTTGGCCTCCGACGACCAGGCGATCGCCAACGACATGATCGTCGAGGTGGAAGCCGCTGACGGTGGAGCGCCGTTCAAGGTGGTTCGCGGGCCGGTGCAGTTCAATCACGAACCGCTGGAGACCACCCGCGCGCCGCAGGCCAGCGAGCACACCGAGATCGTGCTGATGGAGATCGGCGTCGACTGGGACCGCATCGAGGCGCTCAAGGAGTCGGGCGCGATCGCCTGACTCAGGCCGGGTTGGCTGCGATCCCTTCGGAAATGCGCTCAACGCGAACCGGGACGCCGGTCAGCCAGGCCATCCCGGACAGCGACTCGACGTCTTCGGGCTCGCTCGAGGTCAACCGGTTGACGTTGGACCCGCCGGCGCGATTGGCCAGTTTCCACGTCCCGGTGCCGGTGTGCCCCCACCCGTGCGGGACGGCGATCACGCCGGCCATCAGGTCCTTGGTCGTCATCACCTCGACGGTGATCTCGCCGTACGGCGACGACACCCGCACCACATCACCGTCAGCGATGCCCGATTCGGCTGCGTCGTCGACTCCGATGAGCGCGCGGTGACCCCGCTCCCCCCGCATCAGCAGCGGCGAATTGTGCATCCACGAGTTCTCCGAACGCGGCTCGCGCATACCGATCATCCGCAACGGATAACCCTCGGGATGACCACTGCTGCCGAGCTTCTCGACCTCGGCGGCGATACCGGGATGATTCAGCCGAACCCGGCGGGACAGATAGGCCACCGAATTGCGCAGCGCACCGGTGCGAATATGAGGTGCCACCACCACGCCGTGCGGATGTTCCTCGGTCAACCGGCGATGCGTCAGGCCGCCGCGACGCAATCCGAACAGGTCACCGCCCTGCGACATCCGGATCAGCGCGTCGATCATCATCCGCGGCTGGAGGTCAACCCCGAAGCGCCCCAATGCTTTACGTGCGGTAGCGAACACCCTGAAGGCCGGTATTGCGGGCGCCAGCCGGGCCATCAGATCGGCGACGATGTGCCATTCCGACCGGGCCTGTCCCGCCGGGGCGACCACGGCCTCGGTGGCCTGCCGGAACGGCGTGGCCTGGAAGGCCTGGAACGTGTACGGGAAATCATCGCGTTCGTACATCGTGGTCACCGGCAGGATGTAGTCACACCTGCCGGTCGTCTCGGTGACGTAGAAGTCAAGGGCTACCGACAATTCCAGCGAATCGAACGCCGCCTCGAGTTCGTCGCCGTTGGGCACCGACAACACCGGGTTGCCCGCGGAGACGAACATCGCCCTGATCTGCCGGTCGCCCGGCGTCGTGATCTCTTTGGCCATCAGCGCTGCCGGTTCCATCGCGACGGCGATGGGGATCCCGCCGATCCGCGACCGGTTGCGGTATGAGCGGCGCATCGCGAGACCCATCATCGTGGCCTGCCAGCGCCCTCCGACGGTCTCCATCGAGCTGAACACCGATCCGCCGGGTGCATCGAGGTTTCCCGCAACGAGATTCACCGCATCGATCAGGTAGGTGGTGAGTGTGCCGTACCGGCCGACGCAGGTACCGAGCCTGCCGTAGACGGCCGCCCGTGGCTCGCGCACCAGATCCCGGGCGAGCGACCGGACACTGTCGGCATCGATGCCGGTGCTCGCTGCGGTCGACTCCGGGGGTGAACGGCGCGCACAGCGATTGCAGCCAGTCGAGGCCGTCGGCCTGTGCGTTCACCTGTGCGGTGTCGACGAGGCGCTCGGCGAACATCACCTGCAGAAGCGACAGCAGCAGGAAGGAATCGGCGTCGGGCACGATGGGCAACCACTCGAAGGCCGCCGCTGTCTCGGTGCGGCGCGGGTCGACGACGACAACACGCCCGCCCCGCTTGACGATGTCGTGCATGCGGTCCTTGATCCGCGGCGCGGTCAAGAAGCTGCCATGGGAGACAACGGGATTGGCGCCCATCATGACCAGCAGGTCGGTTCGCGTCAGATCGGGGATCGGCACCGACGTCGGGGCCCCGTACAGCATCTGGCTGGCGATCAGCCTGCTGTTGGTGTCCTGCGACGACGCCGTGAAGTAGTGGCCGCCGCGGCCGAGACCCTTGATGAAGCCCAGGGCCGCGAAGGTGTGCGCATAACTGAAAGCACCGGGGTTGCCCATGTACCAGCCGACCGCGCCCGCCCCGCGGGCGTTCAGGATCCGCGTCAACCGGGCGGCGATATCGGAGAGCGCCTCGTCCCAGCTCACCGGCTGATAGCCGTCAGGAGTCTTCCGAAGTGGCGTGGTCACCCGGTCCGGATCGTTCTGCACCTCGGTGAAGGCGATGCCCTTCTGGCAGGCGAAACCGGCCGAGAGGGGATGGTCCTTGTCCGGGCGCAGGGCTGTCAGACGGCCGTCCTCGACGGTGGCCACCATGCCGCACAGCGGCTCGCAGATGCGGCAGAACGTGGTCTTGTGCTCGATCGTGGACGCCACGTAGGTCACCATACTGTGCGTCTTACAGTCGTCCGTTTGTTTCGGACCGATGCGCGGTGGGCGCACATGCGAGGCGACCTGACCGGCTGAGATCCCACGCGGTACCTCTTCGGGGATACAAACAGTCCTCCCTCGGGTCTGACCCGGAATCTCCATCCGGTGGTTGCATCGTGATCACCGCAACAGCCGAACCGAAAGCGACTGAGAACATGGGCTTTTTCACCGATCAGGCAGAACTCGACAAGTACATCGGCGGCGTGTTCCGTGATGCGGGCCAACACCCGGAATCGGGTCCCAAGCTCAGGGGCGCCAACATCGTCATGCGGGTCATCTACACCGACCCGGATTGTGAGATGACGATGGCGTTCCGAGACGACTACCAAGTCATTCCCGGCCCCACCGACGTCAAGCCGGACGTCACGCTGCTGATGCGCGGCGACACCGCCGACCAGTTCTGGCGCGGTGAATACAACCTCGCGATCGGTCTGGCGAAGGGCCAGGTCAAGGCGAAGGGACCGGTCAACAAGATTCTGAAGCTCGTTCCGCTGACCAAGCCGCTGTTCCCGATGTACCGCACCAAGATCGCCGAGAAGGATGCCGCCACCAATGCCTGACGTCATGCGGGCCGCGGTGCTGCGCGCACCGCATGTCGTCGAGGTGGCCGAGGTCCCGGTCCCGACGATCGCACACCCCACGGACGTCATCATTCGCGTGGAGCGGACCGCGATCTGCGGGACCGACCTGCACCCGTACGAGGGCCGACTGGAGGTCGAGCCCGACATCGTGCTCGGCCACGAGTTCCTGGGGACCGTCGTTGCCACCGGGGATGCGGTGGGACAGTTCTCTGAGGGTGACCGCGTGGTGAGTTCGTGTGTGGTCAGCTGCGGATCCTGTTATCAGTGCAGACGACATCAACCCGGAAACTGCGCGGGCTCAAGAATTTTCGGCCTGGGTCTGGCACTGGGCGATCTGGCGGGCGGGCAAGCAGAGTACGTCGTGGTGCCCAACGCAGACCTGACCGCGCGCCGCATTCCCGATGCGGGAACTGCCGACGATGCGCGGTTCGACGAGGACATCCTGTTCGCGGGCGACATCATGACCACCGGGTACGAAGCGGTGGCGAGGAGCATGCGGCCCGGTGACACCGTGGCTGTTGTGGGCGCCGGTCCCGTCGGTCTGTGCGCGGCGATGGCGGCAAGCGCCCTGGGAGCCGGCCAGGTGATCGTGGTGGACAGGGTCGACACTCGCCTGAAGGAGGCCGAGAACCAGGGCGCCATCGCCGTGAACGCCGATCAGGTCGAGCCGGCCGACGCCGTGCTGGACCTGACCGACTGGCGCGGCGCCGATGTCGTCATCGACGCCGTCGGCCACGAATCGGCCCTGCTGTCGGCCATCTCGCTGGTGCGCGCCGGCGGCACCCTGTCCATCCCCGGGGTGTACACCGAGGACGCGATCACCATTCCGTTCGGTGAGCTCTACCTCAAGGGAATCAAGGTCGAGATGGGGGTTGCGCACATCACCGAGTACATGGACGAGGTGATTGCGCTGACGGTTGCCGGCCGGCTGCGGCCCAGTTCGATCATCACACATCGGATGGGCCTGTCGGAGGCGGCCGAAGCCTACCGGATGTTCGAAGCACGCGAGGCCACCAAGATCATCCTTGATCCGGAAAGATGACATGACAACTGTTGAACTACAGCATCATTCAATGCGGATCGGCGGACAGGAAGTCGACTCGGACCGGCTGATGACCATCGTCGATCCCAGCACCGGCGCGCCGATCGCCACCGTCGCCCGGGGTGATGCCGGGCATATCGACGCCGCCGTCGCCGCCGCGAGAGGCACCTTCGAGTCCGGGGTGTGGCGGACCAAGACCCCGCAGGAACGCGCCGCGATCATGCGGCGGATCGTGGCTGCCGCGACGGACGTCGCCGACGAACTCGTCGAACTCGAACTCAGCGCCAACGGTGCCACCGTGCGGCAGGCCACCGGATTCCACATTGGTTACGCGCTGGCACATTTCAGCTACTTCGCCGACCTGGCCGAAACCTACGCCTGGCAACGCCCCGCCCCCATCGCCAGCTTCCCGGCCTTGAGCCAGTCGGTCGTGCATCGCGAGCCGATCGGCGTTGTCGGGGCGATCGCACCGTGGAACTTCCCTCTGCTGCTGACGCTGTGGAAGGTCGGGCCGGCACTGGCCGCGGGCAACAGTGTGGTGGTCAAGCCCGACGAGCACACACCGCTGTCCATCTTGGCGTTCGCCCGAATCGCCGAGCAGAACGGATTACCGCCCGGTGTGCTCAATGTGGTTCCCGGCGACGGCCGCGACGCCGGCGCCCGGCTCGCAAGCCACCCCGACGTCGGCAAGATCGCCTTCACCGGATCGACCGCCGTCGGTCGCGAGATCATGAGTCTGGCGTCCGGCACCGTCAAACACGTCACCCTCGAACTCGGCGGCAAGGGTCCGTCGATCGTGCTCGATGACGCCGACCTCGACATGGCCGTCGACGGCGTGCTCTACGGCTGCTTCGTCTACTCCGGTCAGGTATGCGAATCCGGCACCCGCGCACTGGTACCCGACCATCTGCATGACGAATTCGTCCGGCGGTTGGTCGACCGGGCGCAGACCATCGTCATCGGCCCCACGCGCGATTGGGATACCGATATGGGCCCGGTGATCGACGCCAGACAACAGCAGCGCATCCTCGACTACGTCCGGGGCGCAGTCGCCGAAGGCGCGACCGTGGCACTCGGCGGCGAGGCATTGGACCGGGACGGCTTCTGGTTCCAGCCGACGATCCTGACCGGAGTCCGCAACGCCATGCGGATCGCACAGGAGGAGGTCTTCGGCCCCGTCCTGGTCGTGATTCCCTACACCGACAGCGACGACGCCGTACGGATCGCCAACGACTCCGAATACGGTCTGGCAGCCAGCATCTGGAGCTCCGACAATGCCCGCGCGCTCGACATCGCCGGACGTATCCAGGCCGGCAGCGTGTGGATCAACGACGCGCACCAGATCAACTGCCAAGTGCCGTTCGGCGGCTACAAGCAGAGCGGCCTCGGCCGTGAACTCGGTCCCGACGCGTTGGACGCCTACACCGAGATCAAGACCGTCCACCTCGATCTGTCAGGAGGCCGCGACGCCAAACCCTACGACCTGCTGCTCAGCCACGCCGACCAAGGAGCCTCGCGATGACCAGTACCGAGAATGAACTCTTCTGCGCCGACCTGTCGTTCGACGACGAAGACGACGACGTCGACTTGCCGCCGACCAACGACGTCGCCGCCACCCGACGCCACGACCCGCTGAACGTGTCCTCGGATGCCTTCTGGGATCTGGATCTCCCTGAGCGCGACCCGATCTTCGCCGAACTGCGGCGCGACCGGCCGGTCAGCTGGCAACCACCGATCGAGACCGCCGTGTCCCCGGACCCCGACGATCCAGGTTATTGGGCGGTGTTGCGGCACAAGGA
This is a stretch of genomic DNA from Mycobacterium sp. ELW1. It encodes these proteins:
- a CDS encoding aldehyde dehydrogenase family protein: MLIDGKLVAAADGAEFDNVSPATGRVLGVTAAAGAADMDRAIAAARRAFDDTDWSTNRALRTRCLAQLQAALVSEKEDLREELVAEVGCPLMSTGDAQLEWPLADSLRYPSRLIDEFDWERTLDGGGLFGDRNVRTVVKEPVGVVAAITPSNYPIEVILNKLGPALATGNTVVLKPDPNTPWNATRIGRLVAEHTDIPPGVLGVVPTPDNEVAGLLATDPRVDMVSFTGSTAVGKQLMRDGADTMKRTFLELGGKSALIVLDDANPAHIIPGAVGVCVHAGQACALTTRLVIHESLYPEALAAITAAFQSVPVGDPALPSTFVGPLVSAKQKQRVLDACDQARRDGAEIVVGGGSFNGLPDHLAGGHFVAPTVIIGADPRSAIAQQEIFGPVLVVLPFRDDEEAIRIANDSAYGLAGAVLSGSVERGTAVARRIRTGSIGVNGGMFYGADAPFGGYKNSGVGRQCGIEGFGQYLETKTLAFRAPRQS
- a CDS encoding CoA transferase produces the protein MDGIRVLEVAQFTFVPAAGAILADWGADVIKVEHPVRGDTQRGFINMGGFQLDPNRHPLIEHPNRGKRSVGIDVSTPDGQEVLYEIAKTADVFLTNYMPQARQKNKFDVEHIRAVNPNIIYARGSAYGDKGPERLVGGFDGTAFWTRSGVGHALTPEELGGALPQGIPAFGDSIGGMNIAGGISAALFHRERTGEAVEIDVSLLSTAWWAAGASVTQGMETGETMRSLMPGTTTSVNPFMANYLTSDGGTINLCIVSPTGYIRDTWEHLGLPELADDPRFAEVMPLIQNAEEGVRLITEAIAAKPFDYWRQHLKTMKGQWAPFQSLVDLASDDQAIANDMIVEVEAADGGAPFKVVRGPVQFNHEPLETTRAPQASEHTEIVLMEIGVDWDRIEALKESGAIA
- a CDS encoding SCP2 sterol-binding domain-containing protein; its protein translation is MGFFTDQAELDKYIGGVFRDAGQHPESGPKLRGANIVMRVIYTDPDCEMTMAFRDDYQVIPGPTDVKPDVTLLMRGDTADQFWRGEYNLAIGLAKGQVKAKGPVNKILKLVPLTKPLFPMYRTKIAEKDAATNA
- a CDS encoding alcohol dehydrogenase catalytic domain-containing protein; the encoded protein is MPDVMRAAVLRAPHVVEVAEVPVPTIAHPTDVIIRVERTAICGTDLHPYEGRLEVEPDIVLGHEFLGTVVATGDAVGQFSEGDRVVSSCVVSCGSCYQCRRHQPGNCAGSRIFGLGLALGDLAGGQAEYVVVPNADLTARRIPDAGTADDARFDEDILFAGDIMTTGYEAVARSMRPGDTVAVVGAGPVGLCAAMAASALGAGQVIVVDRVDTRLKEAENQGAIAVNADQVEPADAVLDLTDWRGADVVIDAVGHESALLSAISLVRAGGTLSIPGVYTEDAITIPFGELYLKGIKVEMGVAHITEYMDEVIALTVAGRLRPSSIITHRMGLSEAAEAYRMFEAREATKIILDPER
- a CDS encoding aldehyde dehydrogenase family protein, with product MTTVELQHHSMRIGGQEVDSDRLMTIVDPSTGAPIATVARGDAGHIDAAVAAARGTFESGVWRTKTPQERAAIMRRIVAAATDVADELVELELSANGATVRQATGFHIGYALAHFSYFADLAETYAWQRPAPIASFPALSQSVVHREPIGVVGAIAPWNFPLLLTLWKVGPALAAGNSVVVKPDEHTPLSILAFARIAEQNGLPPGVLNVVPGDGRDAGARLASHPDVGKIAFTGSTAVGREIMSLASGTVKHVTLELGGKGPSIVLDDADLDMAVDGVLYGCFVYSGQVCESGTRALVPDHLHDEFVRRLVDRAQTIVIGPTRDWDTDMGPVIDARQQQRILDYVRGAVAEGATVALGGEALDRDGFWFQPTILTGVRNAMRIAQEEVFGPVLVVIPYTDSDDAVRIANDSEYGLAASIWSSDNARALDIAGRIQAGSVWINDAHQINCQVPFGGYKQSGLGRELGPDALDAYTEIKTVHLDLSGGRDAKPYDLLLSHADQGASR